The sequence below is a genomic window from Alkalidesulfovibrio alkalitolerans DSM 16529.
ACGGGCCGCACCCGGGCGCGCTCGCGGTCCTGCCGCGCCTGCTCGAAGGCGAATTCAAGCCACGGGGCACGCTGCCCGTGGAGTTGCCTGGTCTTGGCGGCATCGGTTTTTCCGACTCCTTACCCTAGAGCGGAGGTTTCATGATCAGCGAACTGTCGCAAAGCGCCATGCGCGTTCAGGAATATCTCGCCGCGCGGGGCCATGCCCTGCGCGTGGTCGAACTTGCCGATTCGACCCGCACCGCGGCGGACGCGGCCAAGGCCATTGGCTGCGAGGTCGCGCAGATCGTCAAGTCGCTCGTCTTCCGGGCCAAGGATTCCGGCCGTCCCGTGCTGGTCGTGGCCAGCGGCGTAAACAGGGTGGACGAGGCCAAGGTGGCGGCCCTCCTTGGTGAACCAGTGGGCAAGGCGGACGCGGCCTTCGTGCGCGAG
It includes:
- a CDS encoding YbaK/EbsC family protein, giving the protein MISELSQSAMRVQEYLAARGHALRVVELADSTRTAADAAKAIGCEVAQIVKSLVFRAKDSGRPVLVVASGVNRVDEAKVAALLGEPVGKADAAFVRECTGFAIGGVPPVGHAEQIVTIMDEDLQQYVEIWAAAGTPHAVFRLTPDILRELAEPIVARIAQD